A single window of Aspergillus flavus chromosome 4, complete sequence DNA harbors:
- a CDS encoding putative U4/U6 small nuclear ribonucleoprotein (hypothetical protein ASPNI_55744): MADLSGNMLKRPHPEDEDNNTQKRSRSNNGSPLPGQGAPASGKPDIERMVAEARAKAEAVRARLQAARGGSTPSAAPSPSPTPPAASPAMSRLEQMKARVAAATGRASVAAQQRPVEPSPTPQPPPFEEDDGSSKGRGGLDVGLHPALLSDTVEFRGAKGRQSTQSKNRRTESPVTSGRPDRAGLDLSGPSLEEIRNNPYYDPSLGPKATIAKPRQSRQLIFNQKGKYIQQGAALRRQAQLEAMKKRIAERARQAGIDEDLDIEKAFLVPAPPAIEWWDEGLVDGEDYSGIEDERNLKIDTPDTIVTQYVQHPVLLDPPQDKHMPEQKPMYLTPKEQAKIRRQRRMADLKEQQAKIRLGLEPAPPPKVKKSNLMRVLGEQAVKDPTAVEARVTREIAERRNKHEEANEERKLTKEERREKLARQQEKDAEKGILMSVYRIDSLANGRNRFKVSKNAEQNALTGVVVMHPKFNLVIVEGGSHSINNYRKLMLNRIDWTENAGPNAVREGNREAQVAWLAAEDEQTGDLKDLSSNTCSLLWEGQVKTRAFRKWLGARVCETDSQAKDVLARAKLENFWALGKSAKQSESWS, translated from the coding sequence ATGGCGGACCTGTCAGGCAACATGCTGAAGCGACCTCACCCCGAGGACGAAGACAATAACACACAGAAAAGATCACGTTCCAACAATGGATCCCCATTACCTGGGCAAGGGGCTCCAGCCTCTGGTAAGCCCGATATCGAGAGGATGGTAGCTGAAGCGAGAGCGAAAGCCGAAGCTGTACGTGCGAGGCTTCAAGCTGCAAGAGGAGGATCTACACCATCAGCGGCACCAAGCCCCAGTCCTACACCTCCGGCCGCTTCCCCTGCAATGTCCAGATTAGAGCAGATGAAAGCCAGAGTTGCGGCTGCTACTGGAAGGGCCAGTGTGGCAGCTCAGCAACGACCAGTCGAACCCTCGCCGACGCCTCAGCCTCCCCCATtcgaagaagacgatggctCGTCGAAGGGTCGGGGTGGTCTGGATGTCGGCCTTCATCCGGCTCTGCTGTCGGACACTGTTGAGTTTCGCGGTGCCAAGGGAAGACAGTCTACGCAATCGAAAAACCGTCGAACAGAATCTCCGGTCACCAGTGGGAGGCCGGATCGAGCAGGGCTCGATCTTTCCGGTCCTTCTTTGGAGGAAATCAGAAACAATCCCTATTATGACCCTAGCCTCGGTCCGAAAGCTACGATTGCAAAGCCACGACAGTCGCGACAACTTATTTTTAACCAAAAGGGTAAATACATACAGCAGGGCGCTGCTCTGCGTCGGCAGGCTCAAttggaggcgatgaagaaaCGCATTGCCGAGCGAGCACGACAGGCTGGTATCGATGAAGATCTGGATATCGAAAAGGCCTTTCTTGTTCCAGCTCCACCAGCAATTGAATGGTGGGATGAAGGACTGGTGGACGGGGAGGACTATTCCGGCATCGAAGACGAACGGAATCTAAAGATCGATACACCGGACACCATAGTGACTCAATACGTTCAGCACCCAGTTCTTCTCGACCCTCCACAAGATAAGCATATGCCAGAGCAGAAACCTATGTATCTTACACCTAAGGAACAGGCTAAGATTCGTCGCCAGCGGCGAATGGCCGATTTGAAGGAGCAACAAGCAAAGATCCGACTAGGACTTGAGCCAGCTCCTCCCCCGAAAGTCAAAAAGTCGAACCTCATGCGGGTGCTGGGTGAACAAGCCGTTAAGGACCCTACCGCTGTTGAAGCGCGCGTAACGCGAGAGATCGCAGAGCGTCGTAATAAGCATGAGGAAGCCAATGAAGAGCGTAAGCTGACAAAAGAAGAGCGGCGAGAGAAGCTGGCTAggcaacaagagaaagatgcCGAAAAAGGAATTCTCATGTCAGTCTACCGCATCGACAGTCTTGCGAACGGGCGGAATCGCTTCAAAGTCAGCAAGAATGCCGAACAGAATGCTCTTACTGGGGTCGTTGTCATGCACCCTAAATTCAATCTTGTGATTGTTGAGGGTGGCTCCCACTCTATCAACAACTACAGGAAGCTTATGCTGAACCGGATAGACTGGACAGAGAACGCAGGTCCAAATGCTGTGCGGGAAGGCAACAGGGAGGCCCAGGTGGCATGGCttgctgctgaagatgagcaAACGGGTGATCTGAAAGATCTTAGCTCTAACACATGCAGCCTCTTGTGGGAAGGTCAAGTCAAGACTCGAGCTTTCCGCAAATGGTTGGGGGCACGAGTGTGTGAAACAGATTCTCAAGCGAAAGACGTCTTGGCTCGAGCAAAGCTGGAGAACTTCTGGGCTCTGGGGAAGAGCGCAAAGCAGAGCGAGTCATGGTCATGA
- a CDS encoding putative snoRNP assembly factor Naf1, translating to MSDRQPPVQPQHSLEDANEGPPVKRTCMNDTPPIALTPADDGSDFYNTPWVARTPAEPSENPGAAIQGQTNEPATTSHPSTLIPGLNLVNDSLKDLQPAQSDPSPSPNPGPQEGAHTDTQNGMDLEETEPKKQEPTVENIGNVEGEQNSEPRSQAEVPNQPQADDNMTNGDASGTGTVPPPDAMEHDQAEQDEEEHPEWEIDSSPYESSSDDSSSDSSDDSDEDDEDYPILSPEEQARILMQAELGSDDEGEGKGKSGGHIRTANEIPEEAPPIPDVTVTPEMKIVHLGHVEAIVENTVLIAANTSGEYQVLESGSLLCFEDRSVAGVVAETLGRVENPLYTIRFPTAAAVEERGLSKGKDVYYVEQHSTFVFTQPLKGMKGSDASNFHDEEIAEDEVEFSDDEAEAEYKRKLKQKRQERKEARDGPAKAKKGPPGPSKLSQTELNYDDNAGEDGYTPLARPKNFHEMMGRQEAPVENDGPTGRGGFRGGRGRGRGFDRGRGGRGRGGGPRETQRQSYQQQGSDAQPQSSNYSQHAYQQTQPNAYGMPQQYPAYPSFPQQQQQQQPQQQPQPQQQFGQAAAPPGFNFQMPFQQAYPQQNPYQFPHNMQINPLFLAALQQQQQQQQYQQQQAPGQQPAQAATMNFDQVKAQLDLLRQLSNNNQGPPRS from the coding sequence ATGAGTGATCGGCAGCCTCCTGTTCAACCCCAGCATTCCCTAGAGGATGCGAACGAGGGGCCTCCTGTGAAACGGACTTGCATGAATGATACGCCACCCATTGCACTAACACCTGCGGACGATGGAAGTGATTTCTACAACACGCCATGGGTCGCGCGCACGCCTGCGGAACCTAGCGAGAACCCGGGAGCAGCTATTCAAGGTCAAACCAATGAACCAGCCACGACATCTCACCCTTCAACACTGATCCCTGGGTTAAACCTTGTCAATGATAGTCTCAAGGATCTACAGCCGGCGCAGAGCGATCCAAGCCCGTCGCCTAACCCCGGACCCCAGGAAGGTGCGCATACGGATACGCAAAATGGCATGGATCTTGAAGAAACGGAGCCTAAGAAGCAAGAGCCTACCGTGGAGAACATCGGAAACGTTGAGGGGGAACAAAATTCGGAACCACGTAGCCAGGCCGAAGTTCCAAATCAACCTCAGGCGGACGACAACATGACCAATGGTGATGCAAGCGGGACAGGAACTGTGCCTCCCCCCGACGCTATGGAACATGATCAAGCGGAacaggacgaggaggagcaTCCTGAATGGGAGATCGATTCTTCTCCGTACGAGTCATCTTCCGATGATTCTTCTAGCGATTCCTCAGATGAcagcgatgaagacgacgaagactACCCAATTCTCAGCCCCGAAGAACAAGCGCGTATCCTGATGCAGGCAGAACTTGGTTCCGACgatgaaggagaggggaAGGGCAAATCGGGTGGTCATATTAGAACGGCAAATGAGATTCCAGAAGAAGCGCCCCCTATCCCGGATGTCACTGTGACTCCCGAAATGAAGATTGTGCACCTGGGACATGTGGAGGCAATTGTTGAGAACACGGTCCTGATCGCGGCGAACACTTCTGGAGAGTACCAGGTGCTGGAATCGGGCTCATTACTCTGCTTTGAAGACAGGAGTGTCGCTGGTGTGGTTGCTGAGACATTGGGAAGAGTTGAGAACCCATTGTATACTATCCGTTTCCCTACTGCCGCGGCTGTCGAGGAACGTGGTCTTTCTAAAGGAAAGGACGTTTACTACGTTGAGCAACATTCTACATTTGTGTTTACTCAGCCTCTCAAGGGAATGAAGGGCAGTGATGCTTCGAATTTCCACGATGAGGAAattgctgaagatgaggtgGAGTTTTCCGACGATGAAGCAGAGGCCGAGTACAAGCGGAAGTTGAAGCAGAAGCGgcaggagagaaaggaagcCAGAGATGGTCCAGCAAAGGCTAAGAAGGGTCCCCCAGGTCCTTCCAAGCTCAGCCAAACCGAACTAAACTACGACGATAATGCAGGTGAAGATGGATACACACCTCTTGCTCGCCCGAAGAACTTCCATGAGATGATGGGTCGGCAGGAGGCACCTGTCGAGAATGATGGACCCACTGGTAGAGGTGGTTTCCGTGGTGGTAGAGGCCGGGGCCGGGGCTTTGATCGCGGTCGAGGTGGCCGTGGCCGTGGAGGCGGACCAAGAGAGACTCAGCGCCAGTCATATCAACAGCAAGGGTCGGACGCGCAACCTCAATCTTCCAACTACAGTCAACACGCGTACCAGCAAACCCAACCTAATGCTTATGGAATGCCACAACAATACCCTGCGTACCCATCTTTcccgcagcagcaacaacaacaacaacctcaacaacaacctcaacCACAGCAACAGTTCGGTCAAGCTGCTGCACCTCCTGGCTTCAATTTCCAGATGCCATTCCAGCAGGCTTATCCCCAACAAAACCCTTACCAATTCCCACACAACATGCAAATCAACCCATTGTTCTTGGCCGCCttgcaacagcagcaacaacagcagcagtatcaacaacagcaagcCCCTGGGCAACAGCCGGCGCAAGCGGCAACCATGAATTTTGACCAGGTCAAGGCGCAATTAGACCTGTTGCGTCAGCTGAGCAACAACAATCAAGGACCACCTCGCTCATGA
- a CDS encoding putative alpha-1,2-mannosyltransferase, with protein MASARKTIEVSSMPTGQAPRSKKRPPPPPYYIPLNITLYVFLISNAIAAFLAPVQDCDEVFNFWEPTHYLDHGYGLQTWEYSPVYSIRSWLYVTIHAIVGKVASLALVTKSSQFYAIRFFLALVCAACQTRLYAAICRTLSPKIGLFFLMIVAFSPGMFHASTAFLPSSFTMYMSMLGLTAFLDWRRQKIAQGIMWFGLGAIVGWPFAGALIVPLLLAELLVGVISGSLGTVVSGIFNGSIRCLAILAAEIAVDYAFLRKFAVVPWNIVAYNIFGGEGKGPDIFGTEPWTFYIRNLLLNFNIWFIFAMSAAPLLLLQAIFRPQATKKEIPLRTLAVIAPFYMWFAIFTAQPHKEERFMYPAYPFLALNAAIAIHIILTYVGSKDSKGSKGTLLAQAKLTIVTAVVLAAINAGLLRTVGLITAYNAPLKVFEPLERLDIPQAGDSVCFGKEWYRFPSSFFLPDGMRAKFIRSEFRGLLPGQFPDATDYPALFDGTSQIPEGMNDLNQEDPGKYVDISQCSFLVDSYFPSRDATELEPDYIHDESQWEVMSCKPFLDASQTGLIGRLIWVPDLPGLPDQLQRKWGQYCLLRRRDVSAETD; from the exons ATGGCATCTGCCAGGAAAACAATTGAGGTTTCCTCAATGCCAACGGGGCAGGCACCGCGGTCCAAGAAACG ACCCCCGCCACCGCCCTATTACATTCCATTGAATATAACGCTCTATGTGTTCCTCATCTCCAACGCAATTGCTGCTTTCCTTGCACCCGTTCAGGACTGTGACGAAGTCTTCAACTTTTGGGAACCTACACATTACCTTGATCATGGATACGGACTTCAGACGTGGGAGTACTCGCCGGTGTATTCAATCCGGAGCTGGCTCTATGTTACCATTCATGCCATTGTCGGGAAAGTGGCCTCCCTTGCTCTAGTTACGAAAAGCTCTCAATTCTATGCGATCCGCTTTTTTCTTGCCCTCGTTTGCGCCGCCTGTCAGACCCGACTCTATGCGGCAATCTGTCGAACACTAAGCCCCAAGATTGGCCTGTTCTTTCTTATGATCGTTGCGTTCAGCCCGGGCATGTTTCACGCTTCCACAGCATTCCTTCCCTCCAGCTTTACTATGTACATGTCCATGCTCGGTCTCACAGCCTTCTTGGATTGGCGACGTCAGAAGATTGCGCAAGGAATTATGTGGTTTGGCCTCGGTGCGATTGTCGGCTGGCCTTTTGCCGGTGCATTGATCGTTCCACTTCTGCTCGCCGAGCTTCTTGTCGGCGTTATTTCGGGATCCCTAGGAACAGTTGTCTCTGGTATCTTTAACGGGTCCATCAGATGTCTGGCAATCCTG GCTGCGGAAATTGCGGTTGACTATGCTTTCCTCCGTAAGTTCGCTGTTGTACCTTGGAATATTGTCGCCTACAACATCTTTGGAGGCGAGGGTAAGGGTCCAGACATCTTCGGTACAGAGCCTTGGACATTCTACATAAGGAATCTACTACTGAATTTCAATATCTGGTTCATATTTGCGATGTCTGCGGCACCTTTACTACTTCTGCAGGCCATATTCCGACCCCAAGCGACCAAGAAGGAGATTCCGCTACGAACCTTAGCTGTGATTGCGCCATTTTATATGTGGTTTGCGATCTTTACCGCTCAGCCTCACAAGGAAGAAAGGTTTATGTATCCGGCGtacccttttcttgctctcaATGCGGCGATCGCAATCCACATAATCCTCACCTACGTTGGGTCTAAGGACTCTAAAGGGTCCAAGGGAACCTTGTTAGCCCAAGCCAAGCTTACCATCGTAACGGCTGTTGTTCTGGCTGCTATCAATGCTGGCTTGCTGCGGACTGTCGGTTTGATCACCGCCTACAACGCCCCTCTCAAGGTATTCGAACCGCTGGAGCGGCTGGACATTCCCCAAGCGGGCGACTCGGTATGCTTCGGTAAAGAGTGGTACCGATTCCCATCTTCGTTCTTCCTCCCTGATGGCATGCGGGCCAAGTTTATTCGCAGCGAATTCCGGGGGTTGCTCCCTGGCCAATTCCCCGATGCCACGGATTATCCTGCTCTTTTCGACGGTACATCGCAGATCCCCGAAGGCATGAACGACTTGAACCAGGAGGACCCAGGAAAATAC GTTGACATCTCCCAATGCTCATTCCTTGTCGACTCATACTTCCCAAGTCGCGATGCAACCGAGCTGGAACCCGATTATATCCACGACGAGTCACAGTGGGAGGTGATGTCGTGCAAGCCCTTCCTCGATGCTTCACAAACGGGTCTTATAGGCCGACTGATCTGGGTTCCTGATCTGCCGGGGCTCCCGGATCAACTCCAGCGTAAATGGGGGCAATATTGCCTCCTACGGCGACGTGATGTCAGCGCCGAGACGGATTAA
- a CDS encoding uncharacterized protein (of unknown function-domain containing protein), producing the protein MIFTALPTTITQHHLSNVTAICLLATLTTYLLHSLWKKHHSSKSPESDPEQKSLSPASKFKQPTRKPGEWTPSDFKRPPAAPYPDWDVHTTKPKPYRPFRYGPKYFITMGLRSMKWDEWIELDNHYPRYHADKARRIKERGAKCSKTAPEAMDAAMELLEELTTYLPERYPTLFRKTPTGITNLLTQETLTTVPPLSEDPMQTCGRLIQDDLALMLERPDGEYYLLAGSILLAGFWRLEDKYGMRLSEIHTSGSVPGYKEKLEKGMLNFFRRLRPEDPVLRNNYFIQVDESLPWSHSIGSEDGETVSWNTAEKNRAIEHHFFRSERQSLRRLPRSGAVVFTIRTYFEPITEVVKEPYVPGRLASAVRSWGEDVARYKGREKYGEVLLEYLDRMHERQVAEGLEVDKEEEVRSYPF; encoded by the exons ATGATATTCACAGCCCTCCCAACTACAATCACCCAACACCACCTCTCCAACGTCACCGCCATTTGCCTCCTCGCAACCCTAACCACCTATCTCCTCCACTCCCTCTGGAAGAAACACCACAGCTCGAAATCCCCCGAGAGCGACCCCGAACAAAAGTCCCTGTCCCCCGCTTCAAAGTTCAAACAGCCCACCCGCAAACCGGGAGAATGGACTCCATCCGACTTCAAGCGACCGCCTGCCGCTCCGTATCCAGACTGGGACGTGCATACCACCAAGCCAAAACCCTACCGACCGTTCAGATACGGACC TAAATACTTCATCACAATGGGCCTGCGAAGCATGAAATGGGACGAATGGATCGAGCTCGACAACCACTACCCACGCTACCACGCCGACAAAGCACGTCGGATCAAAGAGCGAGGAGCGAAATGTTCCAAAACGGCCCCTGAAGCCATGGACGCTGCTATGGAGTTACTAGAAGAATT AACAACCTACCTCCCCGAACGCTACCCAACCCTCTTCCGCAAAACCCCCACCGGAATAACCAACCTCCTCACCCAAGAAACCCTAACCACAGTCCCCCCCCTCTCCGAAGATCCCATGCAAACCTGCGGCCGCCTAATCCAAGACGACCTAGCCCTAATGCTCGAACGCCCCGACGGTGAATACTACCTCCTCGCCGGCTCCATCCTCCTCGCCGGCTTCTGGCGCCTCGAAGACAAATACGGCATGCGACTCTCCGAAATCCACACCTCTGGCTCCGTGCCCGGctacaaagaaaagctcgAAAAGGGGATGTTGAATTTCTTCCGCAGGCTACGGCCCGAGGATCCCGTGCTCCgaaataactattttattcAGGTGGATGAGAGTCTGCCCTGGTCGCATAGTATCGGGTCGGAGGATGGGGAGACGGTGTCGTGGAATACGGCGGAGAAGAATCGGGCGATTGAGCATCATTTTTTTCGGTCTGAGAGGCAGAGTTTGAGGAGGTTGCCTAGGTCCGGGGCGGTGGTGTTTACGATTAGGACTTATTTTGAGCCCATTACGGAGGTGGTGAAGGAGCCGTATGTGCCTGGCAGGTTGGCTTCGGCGGTTAGGAGTTGGGGGGAGGATGTGGCGAGGTATAAGGGGAGGGAGAAGTATGGAGAGGTTTTGTTGGAGTATTTGGATCGTATGCATGAGAGGCAGGTTGCTGAGGGTTTGGAAGTGGataaggaggaggaggttaGGAGTTATCCGTTTTGA
- a CDS encoding exonuclease V a 5' deoxyribonuclease-domain-containing protein translates to MSCPQSSQVLMKDTISDCSSNYGSDFTPDEEDILNELLAQAVTEHAALHATPPPPPPQPSTTSPAAKRTNHPIGDIEDCHVAPSSPRTPKVLGRQKPVWQVSRTWGSPVAGRAGQMASNGGAAFVEHPNSTEGRTKERERHVAREKEWATGATDAVADNRAPIERFRKPPNKAFSVTDLISPAWCELQYWYTLTKFGRKRRTPAMKQGSTIHKTLEDELYTTVPVEITTKEDALALRIWNIIQGLRTLREYGITRELEVWGLVDGELVNGVIDQLSYECPDSELEATAASYYADVEASRAVLPEYQMSLSDYLLSPSQGGKRLTDLSWNGEQEDSLDDSGIGSQSSSEAFSLPRIYMTDVKTRASASVPTVKSSSFRPTLLQLQMYYHMLNRLATSEDVSIELLASRYGLDPTRTFTDAFIAEVGGLNDQFFDTLSSQEFDRDFTPEDAAGRRTSYGADSAPPGSQDSTSILLAHNNLTSLWKLMKDQLRLTFLPPAHSTPVSVAPSIPSEFQPGLLEPYPTVLSPLLTARYLSSAPTTDTESRLLGSRSFLFDPTALTAYLSDQMEWWRGERNPRGVEVMDAWKCRICEFRDECSWRQERELAFAKRRRRRSSSLAV, encoded by the exons ATGTCCTGCCCACAGTCCTCCCAAGTTTTAATGAAAGATACAATCTCCGACTGTAGCAGCAACTACGGATCCGACTTCACACcggatgaagaggatatcTTGAACGAACTACTCGCCCAAGCCGTCACGGAACACGCGGCTCTCCACGCGacaccaccgccgccgccgccgcaaccATCGACGACCTCTCCAGCCGCGAAGAGGACAAACCACCCCATAGGCGACATCGAAGATTGCCATGTTGCTCCATCGAGTCCTCGGACGCCCAAGGTACTGGGGAGGCAAAAGCCCGTATGGCAAGTTTCGAGGACTTGGGGCAGTCCCGTTGCGGGGAGAGCAGGTCAGATGGCAAGCAATGGTGGCGCCGCGTTTG TTGAGCATCCGAATTCTACTGAGGGCCGGACGAAGGAGCGCGAGAGGCATGTAGCTCGCGAGAAAGAATGGGCTACCGGTGCTACGGATGCTGTTGCGGATAACCGGGCGCCGATTGAGAGGTTTCGGAAACCGCCTAATAAGGCTTTTTCGGTCACGGATTTGATTTCGCCGGCGTGGTGCGAGTTGCAGTATTGGTATACGTTGACGAAGTttgggaggaagaggaggactCCGGCGATGAAGCAGGGGAGCACGATACATAAGACGTTAGAGGATGAGCTCTATACGACGGTTCCGGTGGAGATTACGACTAAAGAAGATGCGCTGGCGCTGAGGATATGGAATATCATACAAGGGCTGCGGACGTTGAGGGAGTATGGTATCACTCGAGAGTTGGAGGTATGGGGGCTGGTGGATGGCGAGCTGGTGAACGGGGTCATTGACCAGCTCTCCTACGAGTGTCCGGACTCAGAGCTTGAAGCGACGGCTGCGTCGTATTATGCCGACGTGGAGGCGTCGAGGGCTGTGCTGCCCGAGTACCAAATGTCGCTTTCAGATTACCTGTTGTCGCCGTCGCAGGGTGGCAAACGGCTCACTGACCTCTCCTGGAATGGTGAGCAAGAAGACAGCTTAGATGACTCCGGAATCGGCAGTCAATCTTCCTCAGAGGCTTTCAGTCTGCCTCGTATATACATGACAGACGTCAAGACCCGAGCTAGTGCCTCTGTCCCCACTGTGAAGAGTTCATCGTTCCGGCCGACACTGCTCCAACTCCAGATGTACTATCATATGCTCAATCGGCTTGCTACCAGTGAGGATGTATCCATCGAACTACTTGCCTCGCGCTATGGCCTGGATCCCACACGCACATTCACCGACGCCTTCATAGCTGAAGTAGGCGGTCTCAACGACCAATTCTTCGATACATTATCATCGCAAGAATTTGACCGCGACTTTACTCCGGAAGATGCGGCTGGACGACGTACATCGTACGGCGCGGATTCTGCACCCCCTGGCAGCCAGGACTCGACCAGTATTCTTCTCGCGCACAACAACCTGACCAGCCTCTGGAAGCTGATGAAAGACCAACTCCGGCTCACCTTCCTCCCACCGGCACATTCGACACCAGTATCAGTGGCACCCTCAATCCCTTCTGAGTTCCAACCGGGCTTACTCGAGCCTTATCCGACTGTGCTATCGCCTCTTCTGACCGCCCGATACCTGTCATCAGCTCCAACAACCGACACGGAGTCCCGATTGCTAGGCAGCcgctctttcctctttgACCCCACGGCTCTGACAGCCTATCTATCTGACCAGATGGAATGGTGGCGTGGCGAGCGTAACCCGCGGGGTGTCGAAGTCATGGATGCGTGGAAGTGCCGGATCTGTGAGTTTCGCGACGAGTGTTCTTGGCGTCAAGAGCGCGAATTGGCCTTTGCaaagcgaagaaggagaagatcgtcTTCGCTGGCTGTTTGA
- a CDS encoding putative integral membrane protein, Mpv17/PMP22 family: MRHTLITQLGKRPTLFSRSHLSSRIRPQGNRSTSSSPKSPEKNVPSQNAQSKAAPPSSTQSSCSSATPRTVPASARSRSLRDVIVEGPLGKLGRSYSRIQERRPYATQFWSSIVVYLCGDLSAQLLFPSDNKSVKDTARENSESEDNDAATSGGGYDPWRTLRHLTVGAGSSIPSYNWFMFLHHHFNFASKFLSILTKVCVQQAVFTPVFNTYFFSVHSLLSGATLEETWERLKKALPVSITNSAKLWPAVTAFSFMYVPAQFRNIFSGVIAVGWQTYLSWLNQKAAREVEANELAEAAASQIGIGASATLKA, translated from the exons ATGAGACATACACTTATCACCCAGCTTGGCAAACGGCCAACGCTATTTTCGCGGTCCCATCTATCATCTCGCATACGGCCTCAAGGAAACCGATCTACCAGCTCATCGCCGAAGAGTCCTGAGAAAAACGTACCCTCCCAGAACGCTCAGTCTAAAGCCGCACCCCCTTCATCGACGCAATCCTCCTGTTCCTCCGCCACCCCGCGTACAGTCCCCGCCAGTGCCCGATCACGATCGCTGCGTGACGTTATCGTGGAGGGACCCCTTGGCAAGCTCGGACGGTCATATTCGCGGATTCAGGAAAGAAGGCCTTATGCGACACAATTTTGGAGCTCGATCGTCGTGTACCTGTGCGGTGACTTGAGCGCACAGTTATTGTTTCCGTCAGATAACAAGTCGGTCAAGGATACAGCCCGAGAAAATTCAGAGAGTGAAGACAATGACGCCGCGACATCCGGAGGGGGATATGACCCGTGGAGGACATTGCGGCATTTGACCGTGGGCGCAGGATCAAGCATTCCGTCGTATAACTG GTTCATGTTCCTTCACCACCACTTCAATTTCGCATCCAAATTCCTCTCGATCCTCACTAAGGTCTGCGTGCAACAGGCCGTGTTCACACCCGTCTTCAACACCTACTTCTTCAGTGTCCACTCGCTGCTTTCCGGCGCAACTCTCGAGGAGACCTGGGAGCGTCTGAAGAAAGCGCTTCCGGTGAGTATCACCAACAGCGCGAAGTTGTGGCCTGCAGTCACCGCGTTCAGCTTCATGTACGTGCCGGCTCAGTTTCGGAATATATTTTCTGGAGTTATTGCGGTCGGATGGCAGACGTATCTCAGCTGGTTGAACCAGAAGGCGGCGCGAGAAGTCGAGGCCAATGAGTTGGCTGAGGCAGCGGCTTCGCAGATCGGTATTGGCGCCTCAGCGACGCTGAAGGCATAG